The stretch of DNA GTCAGCTCGTTTCCCTGTGTCAAACTCAAGGCTTGATCCAAAATAGACAAGGCATCTCGCATTCCACCTTCAGCCCGTCTGGCAATGATTTCCACAGCCTCTGGTTCAGAACTGATATTTTCTTTTTCTAAGATATAGCGGATATGTTCCTTAATATCCTGTGTCTTAATCGATTTAAATTCAAAACGTTGCACACGGGATAGAATAGTGGCAGGAATCTTGTGCAATTCAGTAGTGGCCAAAATAAAGACTACATTCTGTGTTGGCTCTTCCAGCGTTTTTAGGAGGGCATTAAAAGCCCCTATAGACAGCATGTGAACCTCATCTATGATATAGACCTTATAGCGGGCAAGGCTAGGCGCATAGGTAGATTTATCACGAATTTCACGGATTTCATCCACCCCGTTATTAGAGGCAGCATCCATTTCAATGACATCTTCTAAACTACCATCTGTCACTGCTTGACAAATATAGCAGTTATTACAAGGTTCACCACCCACTTGATTTGGACAGTTCATAGCTTTGGCAAAAATCTTGGCTACACTGGTTTTTCCCGTTCCACGTGGACCAGAAAAAAGATAGGCATGACTTATTTTCTCTTGCTCTACTGCTTGTTTAAGAGTCTTAGCCACAACTTCCTGTCCAACCAACTGGGAGAAGTTTTGACTTCTATATTTTCGATAAAGTGCTTGATACATTAGGCTTTCTCCTTAAACATTGTAAAGTCCCATTCTGTCTTTTCAAGCAAAATAGCGACAAATTGTTCCAAATAATCTCGATCCATAGCATCATAATCATCAATCTCTGAAGAATCAAGATCCAGAACTCCAAGTAATTGACCATTCTTAACCATCGGAACAACAATTTCACTTTTAGCGCTACTATCACAAGAAATATAGTTGGGATAAGTTGTTACATCACCAACCAGAACAGTTTCCTGAAAATGAGCTGCCTCACCACAAACACCTTTTCCCAGTGCAATACGAATGCAGGAAACACCTCCTTGGAAGGGACCTAAAACCAATTCCTTTCCATCGAACAGATAAAAGCCTGAAAATACGGTATTAGGAAAGCGTGATTTTAGAAGAGCACTGGCGTTGGAAAGATTAGCCAAGACATTGGTTTCACCATCCAATAAAAAAGAGAGCTCCTCATTTAACATTTGATAACGTGATTGTTTTTCTGATTCTAACATAGAACTATTATATCAAAAAAGACTTACAGACAAAAGAAAAATCCCTTGTTAAGTAAACAAAGGATTTTATGAATTTTCAATTTGATTAAAGTTCGATATCACCGAACAAGTCAGCCATTGAGAATCCTGTTTGTGTTTCTGGAAGTTCGAAATCACGTTTTTCTTGACGTTTTGGACGACGTGGACGAGCAGCACGTTTTTCTTCTTTTTGTCCTTCTTCTTGAGCTGGACGCTCTTCAAGAGCTTTGATAGAAAGTGATACGCGCTCTGCATCTGCGTTAACTTCAAGAACTTTAACTTGAACTTCTTGACCAACTTTAAGAGCTTCTTTTGGATTTTCAATACGTTTGTGTGAAATTTGTGATACGTGAACAAGTCCATCGATACCTGGCAATACTTCAACAAATGCACCGAAGTCAGTCAAACGTTTAACTGTTCCTTCTACTACATCACCTTTAGCCAATTTTTGCTCAACGCCATCCCATGGTCCAGGTGTTGTTGCTTTAAGTGAAAGTGATACACGTCCTTCTTCTTCGTTAAGATCAAGGATTTTCACTTCAATTTCTTCACCAACAGTTACAACTGATTTTGGTGATACGTTACGTTCATGTGACAATTCAGTCAAGTGAACCAATCCGTCAACACCACCAAGGTCGATGAAAGCACCAAAGCTTGTGATACGTGCAACTTTACCAGTTACTACATCACCAACAGCCAATTTACCGAATACTTCAGCGCGAGCTGCTGCTGTAGCTGCTTCAACAACTTCACGACGTGAAAGGATGAAGCGGTTTTCTTTAGCGTCAACTTCTTTGATTTTAGCATCAAATTCTTGACCTACAAAACGCTCAGTGTTACGTACGAAACGAGTATCCAACATTGAAGCTGGGATAAATCCACGAACACCTTCAAATTCTACTGAAAGTCCACCTTTAACGGCACGAGTTCCTTTAACCGTAACAACTTCTTCTTCGCGACCAACAAGTTTGTCCCATGCTTTGCGAGCTTCAAGGCGTTTTTTAGATACAAGGTATGTAACTGTATCAGTATCTTTACCAACTACTTGACGAAGTACAAGAACATCCAATACTTCTCCTACTTTAACAAAGTCATTGATATCTGCATCGCGATCATTTGTCAATTCGCGAAGAGTCAAGACACCTTCAACACCAGTTCCAGAGATTGCAACGTTAGCTTGAGTCGCATCAACTGTCAATACTTCAGCACTAACAACATCACCAGTCTCAACTTGGCTAACGCTATTTAGCAAATCTTCAAATTCGTTCATCTAAAAAATCCTCCAACAATCAAGTTCTTCTTAAACTTGACATACTTATAATTTTTTTCCTAAGCACCCGCAAGGACATGTTCATATCGTTCACGTCTTTCAATTATAAAAATAAAATACCCTAAGATATTTTGATTTTTATCTTGATTATTACCTAAGAACTGGGGTAGCTGGATTCGAACCAACGCATGAGGGAGTCAAAGTCCCTTGCCTTACCGCTTGGCTATACCCCATTGATGAAATGGAGAGAGAGGGATTCGAACCCCCGAACCCGAAGGAGCGGATTTACAGTCCGCCGCGTTTAGCCTCTTCGCTATCTCTCCTACAATCAACATGGACCATTATATCATGAAAATTTCAAAAAAACAAGACTTATTTTGCTAAATTATAATTTTCAATCAAAATTTCCACAGCTTTTTCCAATTTTTTATAAAAACTATCGACATTCCCATTCTTTATAATGGCAAATTGTCCATCTAATTCGGCAATTTCTCCGATAACTTTTTTACCAATGGTCAAGGTATAGCCTTCAAAACTGTCTTTTCCTACATTAACCTTGGCATCTGCTACTTGAATTTCAATTTTTTTATCTTTCTTACTCATTTCATACCTCTCTTCACTTTTTCTATTTTACAAGAAAATCCTAAAACTAGCAAGAAAAAACTCTATATCAGGCTTGTCTGATATAGAGTTTTATGCTTTATTTAATGTGTTTTTCTAGTTCTTTTTGGTACTTACCATTTGATTCCAATTTTTCTTTTTGCCATTTTTTCAGTGCTTCTTCATATTCTTTTGTTGTAACAATATCTTTTTGCAATTTCATTCCTTTAAAGATATATGGGTCACCTTTAATACCAACTTGTGAGTATGGTTTTGAGAATGGCACGACATTACTTACAACTGGAGAACCACCAGATGAGGCTGTCGGCATCAATAATGAACTATCTGTCAACCAAGCTTGAGCCTTGGCATATTTTTCATAGCGTTCTTCAAGATTTGTAGTTTCTGAATCTGCATCATCCAATAATTTCTTATATTGGTCCAAACCAAGTTTCGCTACGACATCCTTATCTTTCCCTTTAATAATACCAAGGTGTTTCATAGCAGAACCTGATTTAGGATCCATGATATTCAAGTAAGATGCTGGGTCTTGATAGCTTGGAGCCCATCCTGTACTGTTCAAATCATAGTCTTTTTGAGAAGGAACACGCGCTTGAGAAGTGATTGTTTCCTTTTCATTATCTGTCATTTGAAGAACATCGATGACAACATTTTCAGCACCAAGAGTTGATTCGATAGACTGTTTGAAAGAGTTGCTTTGTTGAACGGCGATGGTATCTGTTTGTTCAACTGGGACATCCAAGTGAATTGGGAAAGTTACCCCTTTAGATTCCAAGTCTTTCTTAGCTTTTTCGAACGCAACTTTAGCCTTGTCAGGGTTGTAGATAGAATCCTTACCGTCAACTAGCTCAACACCTTTCCATTGGTCACCATAGTTCACCAACTCTGCTTGAGCGATTTGACCAAAGTTTTTACCACCTGCTTGCACAAAGTTATCTGGAACGAGACTGTTACGAATAATCTTGTCCGCACCGTCTTCACCATTTAGCTGGGCAGCATAAGAATGGCGGTTGAAGGCAAAGTTGATAGCCTGACGGAAGTCCTTATTAAGCATAGCTTCTTTTGT from Streptococcus mitis encodes:
- a CDS encoding peptide ABC transporter substrate-binding protein, whose protein sequence is MKSKKWLLTAGVVLSTTALLVACGKADKEADAPTTFSYVYAVDPASLDYSVATRTSTTDVIGNVVDGLMENDQYGNVIPSLAEDWSVSKDGLTYTYKLRKGVKWYTSEGEEYAEVTAHDFVTGLKHVADGKSDGVSLIQNSIKGLDAYMTGETNDFSTVGIKALDDYTVEYTLNKPESFWNSKVTTATMLPVNEEFLKASGKDYGAVTPAGILYNGPYILKTLTSKSLIEYEKNPNYWDKEKVKIEKIKLTYYDGSDQESLIRSFSSGAYTTARLFPSSSNFASTLEQYGDKITYSPQDSSSYYFTFNVNRQSYNKTAKTSEEQKTSTKEAMLNKDFRQAINFAFNRHSYAAQLNGEDGADKIIRNSLVPDNFVQAGGKNFGQIAQAELVNYGDQWKGVELVDGKDSIYNPDKAKVAFEKAKKDLESKGVTFPIHLDVPVEQTDTIAVQQSNSFKQSIESTLGAENVVIDVLQMTDNEKETITSQARVPSQKDYDLNSTGWAPSYQDPASYLNIMDPKSGSAMKHLGIIKGKDKDVVAKLGLDQYKKLLDDADSETTNLEERYEKYAKAQAWLTDSSLLMPTASSGGSPVVSNVVPFSKPYSQVGIKGDPYIFKGMKLQKDIVTTKEYEEALKKWQKEKLESNGKYQKELEKHIK
- the rpsA gene encoding 30S ribosomal protein S1 yields the protein MNEFEDLLNSVSQVETGDVVSAEVLTVDATQANVAISGTGVEGVLTLRELTNDRDADINDFVKVGEVLDVLVLRQVVGKDTDTVTYLVSKKRLEARKAWDKLVGREEEVVTVKGTRAVKGGLSVEFEGVRGFIPASMLDTRFVRNTERFVGQEFDAKIKEVDAKENRFILSRREVVEAATAAARAEVFGKLAVGDVVTGKVARITSFGAFIDLGGVDGLVHLTELSHERNVSPKSVVTVGEEIEVKILDLNEEEGRVSLSLKATTPGPWDGVEQKLAKGDVVEGTVKRLTDFGAFVEVLPGIDGLVHVSQISHKRIENPKEALKVGQEVQVKVLEVNADAERVSLSIKALEERPAQEEGQKEEKRAARPRRPKRQEKRDFELPETQTGFSMADLFGDIEL
- a CDS encoding DUF2969 domain-containing protein; this encodes MSKKDKKIEIQVADAKVNVGKDSFEGYTLTIGKKVIGEIAELDGQFAIIKNGNVDSFYKKLEKAVEILIENYNLAK
- a CDS encoding GAF domain-containing protein, which gives rise to MLESEKQSRYQMLNEELSFLLDGETNVLANLSNASALLKSRFPNTVFSGFYLFDGKELVLGPFQGGVSCIRIALGKGVCGEAAHFQETVLVGDVTTYPNYISCDSSAKSEIVVPMVKNGQLLGVLDLDSSEIDDYDAMDRDYLEQFVAILLEKTEWDFTMFKEKA